Proteins from one Lachnospiraceae bacterium KGMB03038 genomic window:
- the spoVG gene encoding septation regulator SpoVG: protein MKITDVRMRKVAKEGKLKAIVSITLDDEFAVHDIKIIEGDRGLFIAMPSKKVLDGEYRDIAHPINSEVRERVQSEILQKYHETLENEEVEEGAF from the coding sequence ATGAAGATCACAGATGTACGCATGAGAAAGGTGGCAAAAGAAGGGAAATTAAAAGCAATCGTGTCCATTACGCTGGACGATGAATTTGCCGTACACGACATCAAGATCATCGAAGGAGACAGAGGGCTGTTCATCGCAATGCCAAGCAAGAAAGTATTGGACGGAGAATATAGGGACATTGCACATCCGATCAACTCAGAGGTAAGAGAACGGGTCCAGAGCGAGATCCTTCAGAAATACCACGAGACATTGGAAAATGAAGAAGTGGAAGAGGGAGCTTTTTAA
- a CDS encoding AAA family ATPase — protein sequence MALSNSQYDLLMRTYEQRQLDNARHLRQRRQEAYRRLPALQEIEAEISSVSITRARNLLEGDEHALDSAREDLSRLFARKRELLASAGLPDDYLEPHYTCPDCQDTGYIGTEKCHCFKKAIIDLLYEQSNLQGILQTENFSTFQLEYYSSNHIDPLTGRSSLEAIQTALKVCHEFVDTFSSEFRSLLLYGDTGVGKTFLSHCIAKELIDQAVPVIYFSAVQLFDYFAKNTFGSKREGDSDIFTHIYECDLLIIDDLGTELANAFTTSQLFACINERILRRKSTIISTNLALEDIKSIYSERIFSRLSSAYTMLRLTGDDIRIQKKLLNLGGTKDVTP from the coding sequence ATGGCGCTTTCCAATTCTCAATACGATCTACTCATGCGTACCTATGAACAGCGGCAGCTGGATAATGCGCGTCATCTGCGCCAGCGCCGCCAGGAAGCATACCGCCGTCTTCCCGCCCTTCAGGAAATAGAGGCGGAGATTTCTTCTGTCAGCATTACGCGGGCCAGAAATCTGTTGGAGGGAGACGAACACGCGCTGGACTCCGCCAGAGAAGATCTGTCCAGACTTTTTGCCAGAAAGCGAGAACTTCTTGCTTCTGCCGGACTTCCAGACGATTATCTGGAACCCCATTACACATGCCCGGACTGTCAGGATACTGGCTATATTGGTACGGAGAAATGCCATTGTTTTAAAAAGGCGATCATAGACCTTTTATATGAGCAGTCCAATCTTCAGGGAATCCTCCAGACGGAAAATTTTTCTACATTCCAGTTAGAATATTATTCCAGCAATCATATCGATCCGCTTACCGGACGTTCCTCCCTGGAGGCCATACAGACTGCCCTAAAAGTATGTCACGAGTTTGTGGATACCTTTTCCAGCGAATTCCGCAGCCTTCTGCTATATGGAGACACCGGAGTAGGGAAAACCTTTCTGTCTCACTGCATCGCGAAAGAGCTGATCGATCAGGCTGTTCCCGTTATCTATTTTTCTGCTGTTCAGCTATTCGACTATTTCGCGAAGAATACATTTGGTTCAAAGCGGGAGGGCGATTCCGATATATTTACCCATATCTATGAGTGTGATCTTCTGATCATCGACGATTTGGGTACGGAACTTGCCAACGCATTTACCACATCGCAGCTTTTTGCCTGCATCAATGAAAGAATCCTGCGCAGGAAATCAACCATTATTTCCACCAATTTAGCGCTGGAAGATATCAAATCCATTTATTCTGAGCGGATCTTCTCCCGCCTCAGCAGCGCATACACTATGCTTCGACTGACAGGAGACGATATTCGTATTCAGAAAAAATTATTAAACCTGGGAGGTACAAAAGATGTTACGCCGTAA
- a CDS encoding transposase, with translation MPRKPRRESGTGIYHVVSRGLDKESIFRTKEEKDRMWKIIWENVKKYRIKIYAYCIMSNHLHLLVKVDLKNLSLFMAKILAAYAQYYNYKHNRIGYVFQERFRSQCIESEAYFWNCIRYIHLNPVKAKMCKNPANYPYSSLTEYMDVKEKKLLDSESYELLRSRFYSRREFEKFHRSSCGDFFIDIQEEEFQERKAIAEEILGRMETELELSAGEILDYVKARNLFEKEMKKTFGISKKKVQQIRNIIKMELTQKKN, from the coding sequence ATGCCGAGAAAACCCAGGCGGGAGAGTGGGACAGGAATTTATCATGTTGTATCTAGAGGGCTGGATAAAGAATCTATTTTCCGGACAAAAGAAGAAAAGGACCGAATGTGGAAGATCATTTGGGAAAATGTAAAAAAGTACCGTATTAAAATATATGCTTATTGCATTATGTCAAATCATTTGCACTTGCTTGTCAAAGTAGATCTGAAAAATTTATCGTTGTTCATGGCTAAAATCTTAGCCGCATATGCCCAATATTACAATTATAAACATAACAGGATCGGATATGTGTTTCAGGAGAGGTTCCGAAGTCAGTGTATTGAAAGTGAAGCATATTTCTGGAATTGTATCCGGTATATTCATTTGAATCCAGTAAAGGCAAAAATGTGTAAAAATCCTGCGAATTATCCATACAGCAGCCTGACCGAGTACATGGATGTGAAAGAGAAAAAACTTTTGGACTCTGAAAGTTATGAATTACTCAGAAGTCGATTTTACAGCCGGAGAGAATTTGAAAAATTTCACCGGTCCAGTTGCGGAGATTTTTTTATTGATATCCAGGAGGAAGAATTCCAGGAGAGGAAGGCGATTGCAGAAGAAATTCTGGGAAGAATGGAAACAGAGCTAGAGTTGTCTGCTGGAGAAATACTAGATTATGTAAAGGCAAGAAACCTATTTGAAAAAGAAATGAAAAAGACATTTGGTATTTCAAAAAAGAAGGTACAGCAAATCCGGAATATAATAAAAATGGAACTTACGCAGAAGAAAAACTAG
- a CDS encoding proline--tRNA ligase: protein MAKEKKLVKNITSREENFAQWYTDVVREAELCDYSSVKGCLNYLPNGYAIWELIQADLDRRFKETGVENVCLPMLIPESLLEKEADHVEGFAPEVAWVTHGGMERLQERFCIRPTSETLFCDLWAKSVRSYRDLPKVWNQWNSVLRWEKTTRPFLRSREFLWQEGHTLHATYEEAEERTIQMFHVYEDCYRETLAIPFVSGRKAEHEKFAGAQDTYTIEALMHDGKALQSATSHFFGSGFPDAFGIKYVDKNNQLQSAYETSWGWSTRSIGAIIMVHGDDDGLVLPPHVAPVECRIIPIAQHKEGVLDRAYALLDELKKAGYRVKIDDSDKSTGWKFAEQEMVGIPTRIEIGPKDLEKNQVVVVRRDNREKTVVSLDEIAVKLREILEQEQKDMYDRANEFLQNHIDTATTMDEMEAKFKANRGFVKACWCGDPECEGEVKYVTGGAATRCLIEDEEMISDKCIWCGKPAKHMAYWGKSY, encoded by the coding sequence ATGGCAAAGGAAAAGAAACTGGTAAAAAATATTACATCACGGGAAGAAAATTTTGCCCAGTGGTACACAGATGTTGTGCGGGAGGCAGAACTTTGTGATTATTCGAGCGTAAAAGGATGCCTGAATTATCTTCCCAACGGATATGCGATCTGGGAACTGATCCAGGCGGATCTGGACCGGCGTTTTAAAGAAACAGGGGTAGAAAATGTCTGCCTTCCAATGTTGATCCCGGAAAGCCTTCTGGAAAAAGAGGCAGACCATGTAGAAGGGTTTGCGCCGGAAGTTGCGTGGGTGACTCATGGAGGAATGGAGAGACTGCAGGAAAGATTCTGTATCCGTCCTACTTCTGAGACCCTGTTCTGCGATCTGTGGGCGAAGTCTGTACGTTCTTACAGGGATCTTCCGAAAGTATGGAATCAGTGGAATTCTGTCCTCCGTTGGGAGAAGACGACAAGACCGTTCCTGCGTTCCAGGGAATTCCTGTGGCAGGAAGGACATACCCTGCACGCCACTTACGAAGAGGCTGAGGAGCGGACGATCCAGATGTTCCATGTATATGAAGACTGCTATAGAGAGACGTTGGCCATTCCATTTGTATCCGGCCGGAAAGCAGAACATGAGAAATTCGCCGGAGCCCAGGATACCTATACCATCGAGGCGCTGATGCATGACGGAAAAGCGCTGCAGTCCGCTACCAGCCATTTCTTTGGAAGTGGATTCCCGGATGCGTTTGGTATTAAATATGTAGATAAGAACAATCAGCTTCAGAGCGCATATGAAACATCCTGGGGATGGTCAACCAGAAGTATCGGAGCTATCATCATGGTGCATGGTGATGACGACGGACTGGTGCTGCCGCCTCACGTAGCGCCGGTTGAGTGCCGGATCATTCCGATCGCTCAGCATAAGGAAGGAGTTCTGGACAGAGCGTATGCGCTGTTGGATGAACTTAAAAAAGCAGGTTATCGGGTGAAGATTGATGATTCTGATAAGAGTACCGGATGGAAATTCGCGGAGCAGGAGATGGTAGGAATTCCGACCCGTATCGAGATTGGTCCTAAGGATCTGGAGAAAAACCAGGTGGTAGTAGTTCGCCGGGATAATAGGGAGAAAACGGTCGTATCCCTGGATGAGATCGCTGTAAAACTCCGTGAGATCCTGGAGCAGGAGCAGAAGGATATGTATGATAGGGCTAATGAATTCCTGCAGAACCATATCGACACAGCTACGACCATGGATGAAATGGAAGCAAAATTCAAAGCGAACCGCGGCTTCGTGAAAGCCTGCTGGTGTGGAGACCCAGAATGTGAAGGAGAAGTAAAATATGTGACCGGCGGAGCGGCTACCAGATGTCTGATCGAAGATGAAGAAATGATCTCAGACAAATGTATCTGGTGTGGAAAGCCTGCGAAACATATGGCATATTGGGGAAAATCTTATTAA
- a CDS encoding DnaD domain protein: MKKLTLTNHAQTNTTVLENEFIDCYMAKANGEYVKVYLLLLRHLNEPSGTLTISRIADLLEITEKDVIRALNYWKKQGLLDYESAPDTAPAPSDVPNIQNYRSRKEFKELLFVAEQYLGKTLSATDIEAITYFYETLDMSADLIEYLIEYCVENGHKSIHYIQKVALSWHEQKIQTVEAAKSCAILYNKNCYSILNAYGIKGRAPASSEIAYIRKWNDEYGFSLDIILEACARTMNKIHQPNFEYTDSILKSWLSKNVHSLKDIESLDEAYYKEKERKKRPASKASSNKFNNFDSRSYDMNDLERKLVQQ, translated from the coding sequence ATGAAAAAATTAACACTTACAAATCATGCGCAGACAAATACAACCGTGCTGGAAAATGAATTTATCGACTGTTATATGGCGAAAGCCAACGGCGAGTATGTAAAGGTGTACCTCCTTCTGCTCCGTCACCTAAACGAGCCTTCCGGGACTTTGACCATTTCCAGGATCGCGGATCTTCTGGAAATCACGGAAAAAGATGTGATCCGGGCGTTAAATTATTGGAAGAAACAGGGCCTTTTAGACTATGAGTCCGCGCCTGACACCGCTCCGGCGCCTTCGGATGTCCCAAATATCCAGAACTACCGGAGCCGCAAGGAATTCAAGGAGCTTTTGTTTGTTGCGGAACAGTATCTTGGCAAAACGCTTTCCGCTACAGACATCGAAGCGATCACCTATTTTTATGAAACTTTGGACATGTCCGCCGACCTGATCGAGTATCTGATCGAGTACTGTGTGGAAAATGGCCACAAAAGCATTCATTACATCCAAAAAGTTGCTTTATCCTGGCATGAACAGAAGATCCAGACGGTGGAAGCAGCAAAGTCCTGCGCCATCCTTTATAATAAGAACTGTTATTCTATCTTAAACGCCTATGGCATCAAAGGACGCGCGCCCGCTTCCTCCGAAATCGCCTACATCCGGAAATGGAATGATGAATACGGCTTCTCCCTGGACATCATCCTGGAGGCCTGCGCACGTACTATGAACAAGATTCATCAGCCTAATTTTGAGTATACAGATTCTATTCTGAAAAGCTGGCTGTCCAAAAATGTCCACAGCTTAAAAGATATAGAGTCTTTGGACGAGGCCTATTATAAGGAGAAAGAGCGGAAAAAACGACCCGCTTCCAAGGCTTCTTCCAACAAATTCAACAATTTCGACAGCCGTTCCTATGATATGAATGACCTGGAACGAAAGCTGGTTCAGCAATAG
- a CDS encoding glucose-1-phosphate adenylyltransferase — translation MIKKEMIAMLLAGGQGSRLGVLTSKVAKPAVAFGGKYRIIDFPLSNCINSGIDTVGVLTQYQPLRLNSHIGIGIPWDLDRNIGGVTILPPYEKSSNSEWYTGTANAIYQNLDYMESFHPDYVLILSGDHIYKMDYEVMLDYHKENKADVTIAAMPVPIEEASRFGIVITDEDGKITEFQEKPPEPKSNLASMGIYIFSWPVLKEALVALKHEPGCDFGKHIIPYCHEKGERLFAYEYNGYWKDVGTLGSYWEANMELIDIIPEFNLYEEFWKIYTNSDIIPPQYISGQSVINRSIIGDGAEIYGEVHNCVIGPGVTIGEGAVVRDSIIMKDVVIKEGCVIDKAIIAESVEIGKQVTLGIGGEAPNRLKPDIYAFGLVTIGENSVIPDGVQIGKNTAISGVTVKEDYPNGLLESGETLIKAGERS, via the coding sequence ATGATCAAGAAAGAAATGATAGCGATGCTGCTGGCAGGGGGACAAGGCAGCAGACTTGGAGTTCTTACGTCGAAAGTAGCAAAGCCGGCCGTTGCATTCGGAGGCAAATATCGAATTATCGATTTCCCGCTCAGCAACTGCATCAATTCCGGAATTGATACAGTGGGAGTATTGACACAGTATCAGCCCCTGCGGCTGAACAGCCATATTGGAATCGGAATCCCCTGGGATCTGGATCGGAATATAGGGGGAGTAACGATCCTGCCCCCTTACGAGAAGAGCAGCAACAGCGAGTGGTATACAGGAACCGCCAACGCGATCTATCAGAATCTGGATTATATGGAATCCTTTCATCCGGACTACGTACTGATCCTGTCAGGGGATCATATTTACAAGATGGATTACGAAGTGATGCTGGATTATCACAAAGAAAATAAAGCGGATGTCACTATTGCGGCGATGCCGGTTCCCATTGAGGAGGCCAGCCGTTTTGGGATCGTGATCACAGATGAAGACGGAAAGATCACAGAATTCCAGGAAAAACCGCCAGAACCGAAGAGTAATCTGGCATCCATGGGTATCTATATATTCAGCTGGCCTGTGCTCAAAGAGGCGCTGGTAGCGCTGAAGCATGAGCCGGGGTGTGATTTTGGCAAGCACATTATTCCTTACTGTCATGAGAAAGGAGAGCGGCTGTTTGCTTATGAATATAACGGATATTGGAAAGATGTAGGAACCCTGGGGTCTTATTGGGAGGCGAACATGGAGCTGATCGATATCATCCCTGAGTTTAACTTATATGAGGAGTTTTGGAAGATTTATACCAACAGCGATATCATCCCGCCCCAGTATATTTCCGGACAATCTGTGATCAACCGGAGTATTATCGGCGATGGAGCGGAGATATACGGGGAAGTGCATAACTGTGTGATCGGCCCCGGCGTAACGATCGGAGAGGGGGCGGTTGTCAGAGATTCGATCATTATGAAAGATGTTGTGATCAAAGAAGGCTGTGTGATCGATAAGGCGATCATCGCTGAGAGCGTGGAAATAGGAAAACAGGTGACATTGGGAATCGGCGGCGAGGCGCCGAATCGTCTGAAACCGGATATCTACGCCTTTGGTCTTGTTACGATTGGGGAAAATTCTGTCATTCCAGACGGGGTGCAGATTGGAAAGAACACCGCGATCAGCGGGGTTACCGTAAAGGAAGATTATCCGAACGGACTCCTGGAAAGCGGAGAAACATTGATAAAGGCAGGTGAGCGCTCATGA
- the glgD gene encoding glucose-1-phosphate adenylyltransferase subunit GlgD, which yields MRAVGLILAGGNSNKMRELTQKRAVAAMPVAGSYRAIDFALSNMSNSHIQKVAVLTQYNARSLNEHLNSSKWWDFGRKQGGLFVFTPTITADNGYWYRGTADAIHQNLDFLKRCHEPYVIIASGDAVYKMDYNKVLEYHIAKKADITVVCKELPPGEDASRFGTVKMNESMRIEEFEEKPMVANSNTISTGIYVIRRRQLIDLIEHCAEEERHDFVTDILIRYKNLKKICGYKIKDYWSNISTVDAYYRTNMDFLKPEVRNYFFKQHPDVYSKVSDLPPAKYNPGAVVKNSLIASGCIINGMVENSILFKKVFVGNNCVIKNSIILNDVYLGDNTYIENCIVESRDTIRANTRHIGENGVKVVVEKNERYAL from the coding sequence ATGAGAGCAGTAGGACTTATTTTAGCGGGCGGTAACAGTAATAAAATGAGAGAGCTGACTCAGAAGCGCGCGGTGGCGGCAATGCCGGTAGCCGGAAGCTACAGGGCGATTGATTTTGCGCTGAGTAATATGTCTAACTCCCATATCCAGAAAGTGGCGGTGTTGACTCAATATAATGCTCGTTCCCTAAATGAGCACCTGAATTCTTCTAAATGGTGGGATTTCGGGAGAAAACAAGGCGGTTTGTTTGTATTTACGCCAACCATTACCGCAGATAACGGCTACTGGTATAGAGGAACCGCGGACGCGATCCACCAGAATCTGGATTTTCTAAAAAGATGCCATGAACCTTATGTGATCATTGCGTCAGGAGACGCGGTATATAAGATGGATTATAATAAGGTTTTAGAATACCATATCGCCAAAAAGGCAGATATTACGGTGGTTTGTAAAGAACTTCCGCCAGGCGAGGATGCCAGCCGCTTTGGCACGGTGAAGATGAATGAGTCTATGCGGATCGAGGAATTTGAGGAGAAACCCATGGTTGCCAACTCCAATACGATTTCTACGGGGATTTATGTGATCCGCAGGAGACAGCTGATTGATTTGATCGAGCACTGTGCGGAAGAAGAAAGACATGATTTTGTAACCGATATCTTGATCAGATATAAAAATCTGAAAAAGATCTGCGGTTATAAAATAAAAGATTACTGGAGCAACATATCGACTGTGGATGCTTATTACAGGACGAATATGGACTTCTTGAAACCAGAAGTAAGAAATTACTTTTTCAAACAGCACCCGGATGTGTATTCGAAGGTGAGTGACCTGCCGCCAGCCAAATACAATCCCGGAGCAGTCGTTAAAAACAGTCTTATCGCAAGCGGCTGTATCATTAACGGCATGGTGGAGAATTCCATTCTGTTTAAGAAAGTATTTGTCGGTAACAATTGTGTCATCAAGAATTCAATCATTCTTAACGATGTCTACCTCGGAGATAACACTTACATTGAAAACTGCATTGTAGAGAGTCGTGATACAATCAGGGCAAACACACGTCATATTGGGGAAAATGGTGTGAAAGTAGTTGTTGAAAAGAACGAGAGGTATGCACTCTAG
- a CDS encoding UDP-N-acetylmuramate--L-alanine ligase, which produces MYQIQFNNPIHVHFIGIGGISMSGLAQILLKEHFTISGSDNKETPLTRQLEKNGARIFYGQKASNIIEGIDVVVYTAAIHEDNEEYQAALQKGLPMLSRAELLGQLMANYKTPIAVSGTHGKTTTTSMLSHILLAGDLDPTISVGGILHAIGGNIRVGNSDLFVTEACEYTNSFLHFLPKISIILNIDADHLDFFKDLNDIRSSFQKFAQLLPADGALVINGSIPDLDSFTKDLPCRICTFGMDSSFDYGAVNIAYDKKGSASFDFVKEGIFVDRVSLSVNGEHNVQNALAALAVADLLNIPLETAKKGLKDFQGTDRRFEHKGEFQGVTVIDDYAHHPTEIKATLEAARHYPHRELWCVFQPHTYTRTKALFPEFADALTGADHVVLADIYAARETDTLGVSSEDLALALREQGTDAYYFSTFEEIEDFCRSHCENGDLLITMGAGNVVNIGENLLKP; this is translated from the coding sequence ATGTATCAGATTCAGTTTAACAACCCCATACATGTACATTTTATAGGAATCGGAGGAATCAGCATGAGCGGGCTGGCGCAGATCCTCCTAAAAGAACATTTCACCATATCAGGGTCTGACAATAAGGAAACTCCGCTCACCCGCCAGCTTGAAAAAAATGGCGCGCGCATTTTCTATGGTCAGAAAGCCTCTAATATAATAGAGGGCATCGATGTGGTCGTTTATACTGCCGCGATCCATGAGGATAACGAAGAATACCAGGCCGCCCTTCAGAAGGGCCTGCCTATGCTGAGCCGAGCAGAACTCTTAGGACAGCTTATGGCGAATTATAAGACTCCCATCGCCGTGTCCGGGACACACGGAAAGACTACTACAACGTCTATGCTTTCCCATATCCTGCTGGCCGGCGATCTGGATCCTACCATTTCTGTGGGAGGAATCCTTCATGCCATTGGAGGCAATATCCGGGTCGGAAATTCCGATCTGTTTGTAACAGAAGCCTGCGAGTATACCAACAGCTTTCTCCATTTTCTTCCGAAGATCAGTATCATTTTAAATATTGACGCGGATCATCTGGACTTTTTCAAAGATCTTAATGATATCCGCTCATCCTTCCAGAAGTTCGCCCAGCTTCTTCCTGCGGACGGAGCTCTTGTGATCAACGGGTCGATCCCGGATCTGGATTCCTTTACTAAAGATCTGCCATGCCGTATTTGTACCTTTGGTATGGATAGTTCTTTTGACTATGGAGCTGTCAATATCGCTTATGATAAAAAAGGCAGCGCTTCTTTCGATTTCGTAAAAGAGGGAATCTTCGTAGACCGCGTAAGCCTGTCCGTCAACGGAGAACATAATGTACAGAATGCTTTGGCGGCGCTGGCGGTGGCGGACCTTTTAAACATTCCTCTGGAGACCGCCAAAAAAGGCTTAAAAGATTTCCAGGGAACAGACCGGCGTTTTGAGCATAAAGGAGAATTTCAAGGCGTAACCGTCATTGACGACTATGCCCACCATCCTACCGAGATCAAGGCCACCCTGGAAGCCGCGCGTCACTATCCCCATCGAGAACTCTGGTGCGTCTTCCAGCCTCACACTTATACCCGGACGAAAGCTTTGTTCCCGGAATTTGCAGACGCACTTACTGGGGCAGACCATGTAGTCCTGGCAGACATTTATGCCGCAAGAGAGACCGATACACTGGGGGTTTCTTCTGAGGATCTTGCCCTTGCCCTTAGAGAACAGGGAACAGATGCTTATTATTTCTCTACCTTTGAAGAAATCGAGGATTTCTGTCGGTCACATTGCGAAAACGGGGACCTGTTGATAACTATGGGAGCCGGAAACGTTGTAAACATTGGGGAAAATCTTCTTAAACCCTAG
- a CDS encoding RNA pseudouridine synthase — MKNETLKILYEDSQIIVCKKPAGIPTQTQKLGTPDMVSLLKNHLAACPSSKGVPYLAVIHRLDQPVAGLLVFAKTPSAAKVLNQQLTSQGFGKHYRALVDHTPPHQKDILENYLVKDPKKNFSRICTKETPGAKLARLHYQVVKKGQGFFNWGRGIFKNPPAPIELDIHLDTGRHHQIRVQLAAMGCPIIGDTKYNPDADPRQPLMLCAYRLEFFHPVTKKKLAFQLPPEEEGAF, encoded by the coding sequence ATGAAAAACGAAACTCTCAAAATATTATATGAAGATTCACAAATTATTGTATGCAAAAAACCCGCCGGCATACCCACACAAACCCAAAAACTCGGGACTCCCGACATGGTCAGCCTTTTAAAAAACCATTTGGCCGCCTGTCCATCTTCCAAAGGAGTTCCTTATCTTGCGGTCATCCACAGACTGGACCAGCCTGTGGCAGGCCTCCTTGTTTTTGCCAAAACTCCTTCCGCCGCTAAAGTTTTAAATCAGCAGCTCACCAGCCAGGGTTTTGGGAAACATTACCGCGCCCTTGTTGATCATACGCCGCCTCATCAGAAGGATATCCTGGAAAACTATCTGGTGAAAGATCCCAAAAAGAATTTTTCCCGCATCTGCACCAAAGAAACTCCCGGAGCAAAATTGGCCCGTCTGCATTATCAAGTTGTCAAAAAGGGACAGGGCTTTTTCAATTGGGGCCGGGGGATTTTTAAAAATCCCCCGGCCCCAATTGAACTAGACATCCATCTCGACACCGGACGCCACCACCAGATCCGGGTCCAGCTGGCTGCCATGGGCTGTCCTATTATCGGAGATACTAAATATAATCCAGATGCCGATCCACGCCAGCCGCTCATGCTCTGCGCCTACCGGTTAGAATTCTTTCATCCAGTCACAAAAAAGAAGCTGGCCTTCCAGCTTCCCCCAGAAGAAGAGGGAGCTTTTTAA
- a CDS encoding CCA tRNA nucleotidyltransferase, with protein MDTLKIDLPEKVNKIIRVLHSEGFEAYAVGGCVRDSILGRVPEDWDITTSAMPEEIKEIFHRTIDTGIEHGTVTVRMEGESFEVTTYRIDGEYEDGRHPKEVTFTRSLKEDLRRRDFTINAMAYNQKDGLVDIFGGLSDLEKKVIGCVGNAEERFSEDALRILRGVRFAAQLDFAIDEETKEGMRILAPTLKKISAERIQTELVKMLVSNRPELLGEAYRLGITAQFLPEFDRLMVTEQETPHHMYNVGEHTLHAMKNIRPDKVLRLTMLLHDMGKPALKTMDETGRAHFKKHAAESEVLARGILKRLKFDNDTLRKVCRLIRFHDYRMEATEYNVRQAIYLIGEDLFPSYMEVRRADVLAQSMYKRERKIQNLDEIEELYRKIRQEGQCVSMRMLAVSGKDLLEAGVEPGKQIGEKLEELLKIVLEHPELNTKEELLRRI; from the coding sequence ATGGACACATTAAAAATAGATTTGCCGGAAAAGGTGAATAAAATTATCCGGGTTTTACACAGCGAAGGCTTTGAAGCATATGCGGTTGGCGGCTGCGTCAGAGATTCGATCCTTGGACGGGTGCCTGAGGATTGGGATATCACGACTTCTGCTATGCCTGAAGAGATCAAGGAGATTTTTCACCGTACGATCGATACGGGAATTGAGCATGGCACGGTTACGGTACGCATGGAGGGGGAAAGCTTTGAAGTAACGACGTACCGTATTGACGGAGAGTATGAGGACGGTCGCCATCCAAAAGAGGTAACGTTTACACGAAGTCTGAAAGAGGATCTGAGGCGTCGGGACTTTACCATTAATGCTATGGCATATAATCAGAAAGACGGGCTGGTGGACATTTTTGGAGGGCTTTCCGATTTGGAGAAGAAAGTGATCGGATGTGTGGGGAACGCAGAAGAACGTTTCTCCGAAGATGCGCTTCGAATCCTGCGAGGGGTACGTTTTGCGGCACAGCTGGATTTTGCGATTGACGAGGAAACAAAGGAAGGGATGCGCATACTGGCGCCTACGCTGAAAAAGATCAGCGCGGAACGGATTCAGACAGAGTTGGTAAAGATGCTTGTTTCAAACAGGCCTGAACTATTGGGAGAAGCTTATAGGCTTGGAATTACTGCGCAATTTCTTCCGGAATTTGACCGGCTGATGGTAACAGAACAGGAAACCCCACATCATATGTACAATGTGGGGGAACATACCCTTCACGCGATGAAAAACATCCGGCCGGATAAGGTGCTGAGGCTGACGATGCTTTTGCATGATATGGGGAAACCGGCGTTGAAGACAATGGATGAGACTGGAAGAGCGCATTTTAAAAAACATGCTGCGGAAAGTGAGGTTCTTGCCCGTGGGATTTTAAAACGGCTGAAATTTGATAATGATACCCTGCGTAAAGTATGCCGACTGATTCGCTTCCATGATTATCGAATGGAAGCGACTGAGTATAATGTACGCCAGGCAATATATCTGATCGGCGAGGACCTGTTTCCGTCATATATGGAAGTGCGCCGGGCCGATGTGCTGGCGCAAAGTATGTATAAGAGGGAGCGAAAGATACAGAATCTGGATGAGATTGAGGAGTTGTATAGAAAGATACGACAGGAAGGACAGTGCGTTTCTATGCGAATGTTAGCCGTATCAGGAAAGGATCTGTTAGAAGCGGGGGTGGAACCGGGAAAGCAGATTGGCGAAAAATTGGAAGAACTTTTGAAAATTGTGCTAGAACATCCAGAATTAAATACCAAAGAGGAACTATTGAGACGGATATAA